A window of the Scandinavium goeteborgense genome harbors these coding sequences:
- a CDS encoding DnaA inactivator Hda: MNAPAQLSLPLYLPDDETFASFWAGDNSSLLAAVQTMLRQDHSGYIYVWSREGAGRSHLLHAACAELSQRGDAVGYVPLDKRTWFVPDVLEGMEHLSLVCIDNIECVAGDETWEMAIFNLYNRILESGKTRLLITGDRPPRQLNVALPDLASRLDWGQIYKLQPLSDEDKLQALQLRAKMRGFEMPEDVCRFLMKRLDRETRTLFMTLDQLDRASITAQRKLTIPFVKEILKL; encoded by the coding sequence CTGAACGCTCCGGCTCAGCTCTCTTTGCCACTCTATCTTCCCGACGACGAAACCTTTGCGAGTTTCTGGGCGGGTGATAACTCTTCTTTACTTGCCGCAGTGCAAACCATGCTGCGTCAGGATCACAGCGGATACATTTACGTCTGGTCGCGCGAAGGCGCTGGCCGCAGCCATTTGCTGCACGCAGCGTGCGCCGAGCTTTCACAGCGTGGTGACGCCGTCGGCTATGTTCCGCTGGATAAACGTACCTGGTTCGTTCCGGATGTGCTGGAAGGCATGGAACATCTGTCGCTGGTTTGCATCGATAATATCGAATGCGTGGCCGGGGATGAGACGTGGGAAATGGCGATTTTTAATCTCTACAACCGCATTCTCGAATCGGGCAAAACGCGTCTGCTGATCACCGGCGATCGTCCACCACGCCAGCTGAATGTGGCGCTGCCGGATCTCGCATCCCGCCTCGACTGGGGGCAAATCTACAAGCTGCAACCGTTGTCCGATGAGGATAAACTCCAGGCGTTACAGTTGCGTGCCAAAATGCGTGGGTTTGAGATGCCGGAAGACGTCTGCCGCTTCCTGATGAAGCGCCTCGATCGCGAAACCCGCACCCTGTTTATGACGCTTGATCAGCTCGATCGCGCGTCGATTACCGCTCAACGCAAGCTGACTATCCCGTTTGTGAAAGAGATCCTCAAGCTGTAA